A part of Melittangium boletus DSM 14713 genomic DNA contains:
- a CDS encoding alpha/beta hydrolase: MERAVLAELAPRVTRRRCPVPGGGTLRLLEGGEGPSLLLLHGRGNAASTWFPLLPELAREHRVLALDLPGFGCSSSTPGALQTAEDGLRFFVEPVEAVLASLEAGPMTVVGHSLGGLVALELALRGHVPVERLLLVDAMGLGPEMARDARLYFRVGPERIARVLGPRLFGRIAPLPDSPLHRRLMALDHELMTVPGGRPEATRAFNTLVPLTGGVFHRFERLGEVKQPTLLYWGEKDTVLPVSLAEAAEKALPHARLVRTASGHSPHLELPDTAVSEMRTALDA, from the coding sequence GTGGAGCGGGCCGTGCTGGCGGAACTGGCCCCTCGGGTGACACGCCGGAGGTGCCCCGTGCCGGGCGGTGGGACGCTGCGGCTCCTCGAAGGCGGCGAAGGCCCATCCCTGCTCCTCCTCCATGGGCGGGGAAACGCCGCGAGCACGTGGTTCCCCTTGTTGCCGGAACTGGCCCGGGAGCACCGGGTGTTGGCGCTGGACCTGCCGGGCTTCGGGTGCTCCTCGTCGACGCCCGGCGCCCTCCAGACGGCCGAGGATGGGCTGCGCTTCTTCGTCGAGCCGGTGGAGGCGGTACTGGCCTCGTTGGAGGCCGGGCCCATGACGGTGGTGGGGCACTCGCTGGGAGGACTGGTGGCCCTGGAGCTGGCGCTGCGGGGCCACGTGCCCGTGGAGCGTCTGCTCCTGGTGGACGCGATGGGGCTGGGTCCGGAGATGGCCCGGGATGCCCGCCTCTACTTCCGGGTGGGCCCGGAGCGGATCGCCCGGGTGCTGGGGCCCAGGCTCTTTGGCCGTATCGCCCCGCTGCCGGACAGTCCGCTCCACCGGCGGCTGATGGCGTTGGACCATGAACTGATGACGGTTCCTGGGGGCAGACCCGAGGCCACGCGGGCCTTCAACACCCTGGTGCCCCTGACGGGCGGCGTGTTCCACCGCTTCGAGCGCCTGGGCGAGGTGAAACAGCCCACCCTCCTTTATTGGGGTGAGAAGGACACGGTGCTACCGGTGTCACTCGCCGAGGCCGCCGAAAAGGCCCTGCCCCATGCACGGCTCGTGCGCACCGCGTCCGGGCACAGTCCGCACCTGGAGCTACCGGACACCGCGGTCTCGGAGATGAGAACCGCGCTCGACGCATGA
- a CDS encoding DNA polymerase beta superfamily protein, which produces MTRETPTPEQDRSEATARPRGYEQVDRLSVPLPHGTEVTTRVERLAGERRIPQGVVGRVARARDGGFDVQIVGVGELWYARDELVPRKPGQLQFALRRAATWDALRPCAVLETIVGSQAWGLANESSDVDVRGVFCLPLPWHFGLADKAKDLVSADGSHTFWEFSKAVEQALRADPNTLEMLFVPSARASDVLGEWLLAEREAFVSKALFGSFGRYAMSQLDKLTRSQRLAEHRDLVLEWLCEEPAPSLDEVARRLSAISPRTAPTPEDALLASKTYLKQLYRSLSDQGLIEANDFAALIRYARGGGQRPPSARELRPKNAYNLLRLVVLATGWLKDGVPTFEASGAIKARLLDIKAGHVPLEDVLRDAEALAPELEEAHRASALPSLPDYGRADRLLRRMGEELARRWVMREPGPLGREAPTPPIVEEKEDAS; this is translated from the coding sequence ATGACCCGCGAAACCCCGACCCCCGAGCAGGACCGTTCCGAGGCCACGGCCCGGCCCCGGGGCTATGAGCAGGTGGACCGGCTCTCCGTTCCTCTCCCCCACGGCACCGAGGTGACCACCCGGGTGGAACGGCTGGCGGGCGAGCGGCGCATCCCCCAGGGCGTGGTGGGCCGCGTGGCACGGGCTCGTGATGGCGGCTTCGATGTGCAGATCGTCGGCGTGGGCGAGCTCTGGTACGCCCGCGACGAGCTGGTTCCACGCAAGCCGGGCCAGCTCCAGTTCGCGCTCCGGCGCGCCGCCACCTGGGACGCCCTGCGCCCCTGCGCGGTGCTGGAAACCATCGTGGGCTCCCAGGCCTGGGGCCTCGCCAACGAGTCCTCCGACGTCGATGTGCGCGGCGTCTTCTGCCTCCCCCTCCCCTGGCACTTCGGGCTCGCGGACAAGGCGAAGGATCTCGTCAGCGCGGATGGCAGCCACACCTTCTGGGAGTTCTCCAAGGCGGTGGAACAGGCCCTGCGCGCGGACCCCAATACGCTGGAAATGCTCTTCGTTCCCAGCGCACGCGCCTCGGATGTGCTCGGGGAGTGGTTGCTCGCCGAGCGCGAGGCCTTCGTGTCCAAGGCCCTCTTCGGCAGCTTCGGGCGCTACGCCATGAGCCAGCTCGACAAGCTCACCCGTAGCCAGCGGCTCGCCGAGCATCGTGACCTCGTCCTCGAGTGGTTGTGCGAGGAGCCCGCGCCCTCTCTTGACGAGGTGGCCCGGAGGCTGTCGGCCATCTCCCCGCGCACCGCGCCGACTCCCGAGGACGCCCTGCTCGCGTCCAAGACGTACCTCAAGCAGCTCTACCGCTCGCTGTCGGACCAGGGGCTCATCGAAGCCAACGACTTCGCCGCCCTCATCCGCTACGCCCGAGGTGGCGGTCAGCGGCCTCCCAGCGCCCGCGAGTTGCGGCCGAAGAACGCCTACAACCTCCTGCGGCTGGTGGTGCTCGCCACCGGCTGGTTGAAGGACGGCGTCCCCACCTTCGAGGCGTCCGGCGCCATCAAGGCACGCCTCCTGGACATCAAGGCCGGACACGTTCCGCTGGAGGACGTGCTGCGGGACGCCGAAGCACTCGCACCGGAGTTGGAGGAAGCCCACCGCGCCAGCGCCCTGCCCTCCCTGCCGGATTATGGGCGCGCGGATCGGCTGCTGCGGCGCATGGGAGAGGAACTGGCACGGCGCTGGGTGATGCGGGAGCCCGGGCCGCTCGGACGGGAGGCCCCCACGCCTCCCATCGTCGAAGAGAAGGAGGACGCGTCATGA
- a CDS encoding nucleotidyltransferase domain-containing protein — protein sequence MTDSLMTEHQTRVAHRVLDEESARRRHLVVSLTGAHAYGFPSPDSDLDLKCVHITPTSHLLRLESRTVPAERLEVVDGVEVDYSSNELAPVLVGVLQGNGNYVERLLGAHALRSSDELDSLRPRVRGVLSRRLHRHYRGFAQGQLREWEKTGFRSAKKLLYVLRTTLTGTHALLTGEVETDLTALMDRYGFPEAGELVVWKRRGERSELSEALSERWRGQVGRAFERLDAAREHSVLPEEPRDVDALEAWLLDLRRSHW from the coding sequence ATGACGGACTCCCTGATGACGGAACACCAGACCCGTGTCGCCCACCGCGTCCTCGACGAGGAGTCCGCGCGCCGACGGCACCTCGTCGTCTCCCTCACGGGAGCGCATGCGTATGGGTTCCCCTCGCCCGACAGCGATCTGGATCTCAAGTGCGTCCACATCACGCCCACCTCGCACCTGCTGCGGTTGGAGTCACGCACCGTGCCCGCCGAGCGTCTGGAGGTCGTGGACGGGGTCGAGGTGGACTACTCATCCAACGAACTCGCCCCCGTGCTCGTCGGAGTCCTCCAGGGCAATGGCAACTACGTGGAGCGGCTGCTCGGGGCTCATGCCTTGCGAAGCTCCGATGAGCTGGACTCCCTGCGGCCCCGGGTGCGCGGCGTGCTGTCGCGGCGCCTCCACAGGCACTACCGTGGCTTCGCCCAGGGGCAGTTGCGCGAGTGGGAGAAGACGGGCTTTCGCTCCGCCAAGAAGCTCCTCTACGTGCTGCGCACGACGCTCACCGGCACCCATGCCCTGCTCACGGGCGAGGTGGAAACAGATCTCACCGCCCTGATGGACCGCTACGGCTTCCCGGAGGCGGGAGAACTCGTCGTGTGGAAGCGGAGGGGAGAGCGCAGCGAGCTGTCCGAGGCCCTTTCCGAGCGCTGGCGGGGGCAGGTCGGGCGCGCCTTCGAGCGACTCGACGCGGCGCGTGAACACTCCGTGCTGCCCGAGGAGCCCCGGGACGTGGATGCCCTGGAGGCGTGGCTGCTCGACCTGCGGCGCTCGCACTGGTGA
- a CDS encoding DUF2157 domain-containing protein: MSHDLLDLPATPERLHALARAGVLSPSGLEQALRRAVATPEPTAWRRFLSTGLMGFGSLLVLSGVIYFFAYNWAALHRFGKMGLLMAAIAGACLAAWRMKEGLAGQFALLFAAVLVGPLLAVYGQAYQTGADPYGLFLGWSALILPWVALARFGPLWLLLLLLVNTGLSLYRVQVLDREDATLILMLGMVNGAAWLTHEILARRGVDWLRGRWLPRVLAVMTVLPLLGLGTYLMVEPQTSDISEYVALGLLLLIMAATYVFHRRVRPELFLLTLDAVSGMTLVTTWLGRIIFDSDNVHAGSFFLMALLLLGEMGLAAWWLRAEARGPEEV; this comes from the coding sequence GTGTCTCACGACCTCCTCGATCTCCCCGCCACGCCCGAGCGTCTTCATGCGCTCGCGCGGGCCGGTGTCTTGTCCCCCTCCGGGCTGGAGCAGGCCCTGCGGCGCGCGGTGGCGACCCCCGAGCCCACGGCCTGGCGACGCTTCCTGTCGACTGGGTTGATGGGCTTCGGCTCGCTGCTCGTGCTCTCCGGTGTCATCTACTTCTTCGCCTACAACTGGGCGGCCCTCCATCGCTTCGGGAAGATGGGCCTGCTGATGGCCGCCATCGCCGGAGCGTGCCTCGCCGCCTGGCGGATGAAGGAAGGGCTCGCGGGACAGTTCGCCCTGCTCTTCGCGGCGGTGCTCGTGGGGCCACTGCTCGCCGTCTATGGACAGGCGTATCAGACGGGGGCTGACCCGTATGGACTGTTCCTCGGGTGGAGCGCGCTCATCCTTCCCTGGGTGGCGCTCGCGCGCTTCGGACCCCTGTGGTTGTTGCTGCTGCTGCTCGTGAACACGGGCTTGAGCCTCTATCGGGTCCAGGTGCTCGATCGGGAAGACGCCACGCTCATCTTGATGCTCGGGATGGTGAACGGCGCGGCGTGGCTCACCCATGAAATCCTCGCGCGGCGTGGCGTCGACTGGCTTCGTGGACGCTGGCTGCCCCGGGTTCTCGCGGTGATGACCGTCCTGCCGCTGCTCGGGCTGGGGACTTACCTGATGGTCGAGCCACAGACGTCCGACATATCGGAATACGTGGCGCTTGGCCTCCTGCTCCTGATCATGGCCGCGACCTACGTCTTCCACCGCCGGGTGCGCCCGGAGCTCTTCCTGCTCACCCTGGACGCGGTGAGTGGAATGACCCTCGTCACCACCTGGCTCGGACGCATCATCTTCGATTCGGACAACGTCCACGCGGGCAGCTTCTTCCTGATGGCCCTGCTGCTGCTCGGTGAGATGGGACTCGCGGCATGGTGGCTGCGTGCCGAGGCGCGTGGACCGGAGGAAGTATGA
- a CDS encoding DUF4401 domain-containing protein produces MTLAFKPSLREVLPSEQHERARAALESNQELVTSTPWFIRVLIGGGAWLSSLFLMIFVGMALSFAEKEGALILGLLLTGGAIVLRRSEPGLFLTQTALAIGLAGQGLFAFGMDSLVRNVPLALALFVLEVFILVVYPDLIQRFLSTCAASLALLYVLHQGLSIVVMDVGLVGLAALAHGLFLHQGTLQARRWGALVTPAAFGLVTTLLTLLLVGAWQGELFGDEAVLRILVTMGLTTVTLYSAWRVLEELNTAPGGTAGVTLFVALSLTALLTFRAPGVIAAVGVVLLGFHRRSVVLLGMAVVFILAFGVNYYYSLELTLLAKSLALLGGGLVMLGLRLFILRRFPLAPEVS; encoded by the coding sequence ATGACCCTGGCGTTCAAGCCCTCGTTGCGCGAGGTCCTGCCGTCCGAGCAGCACGAGCGGGCACGTGCCGCGCTCGAATCGAATCAGGAACTCGTCACCAGCACTCCGTGGTTCATCCGGGTCCTCATCGGTGGTGGAGCGTGGCTCTCCTCCTTGTTCCTGATGATCTTCGTGGGGATGGCGCTGTCGTTCGCGGAAAAGGAGGGCGCCCTCATCCTGGGTCTGCTGCTGACAGGTGGCGCGATCGTCCTTCGCCGCTCGGAGCCCGGCCTGTTCCTCACCCAGACCGCTCTGGCCATTGGCCTCGCGGGACAGGGTCTCTTCGCCTTTGGCATGGACAGCCTGGTCCGAAACGTTCCCCTGGCCCTGGCCCTCTTCGTGCTCGAGGTGTTCATCCTCGTCGTGTATCCGGACCTCATCCAACGCTTCCTGTCGACGTGTGCCGCCAGCCTCGCGCTGCTGTACGTGTTGCACCAAGGGCTCTCCATCGTCGTCATGGACGTGGGGCTGGTGGGACTCGCCGCGCTCGCCCACGGGCTTTTCCTCCACCAGGGCACGCTCCAGGCACGACGTTGGGGCGCGCTGGTGACACCCGCCGCCTTCGGCCTCGTCACGACGCTCCTGACCCTTCTCCTGGTGGGAGCCTGGCAAGGGGAACTCTTCGGCGACGAGGCGGTGCTCCGCATCCTCGTGACGATGGGGCTGACCACGGTGACGCTGTACTCGGCCTGGCGTGTCCTGGAGGAGTTGAACACCGCGCCGGGAGGCACCGCCGGAGTGACCTTGTTCGTGGCCCTGAGCCTCACGGCCCTGCTCACGTTCCGAGCCCCCGGAGTCATCGCCGCGGTGGGCGTGGTGCTGCTCGGCTTCCATCGGCGCAGCGTGGTGCTGCTCGGCATGGCCGTGGTCTTCATCCTCGCCTTTGGCGTGAACTACTACTACAGCCTGGAACTCACCCTGCTCGCCAAGTCGCTCGCGCTGCTGGGCGGAGGGCTGGTGATGCTCGGCCTGCGGCTGTTCATCCTGCGCCGCTTTCCCCTCGCCCCAGAGGTGTCCTGA
- a CDS encoding GDYXXLXY domain-containing protein: MRTPIIFGGLALVLVAVGTLVVQKEHVLARGTPLLLELAPVDPRSLMQGDYMVLDYAVSREARPNEGTEPEQGRLVLRRDESDVGHFVRVEAPGTVLAPGEMWLNYKVRQGRVRLGAESFFFQEGHADHYAKAKYGELRVAEDGSSVLVGLRDAERQPLGSPEP, encoded by the coding sequence ATGCGCACCCCCATCATCTTCGGCGGACTCGCCCTGGTGCTCGTCGCCGTGGGAACGCTCGTCGTCCAGAAGGAACACGTGCTCGCGCGGGGCACCCCCCTGTTGCTGGAGCTCGCCCCGGTGGATCCCCGCTCGCTCATGCAGGGCGACTACATGGTGCTCGACTACGCCGTCAGCCGGGAAGCGCGGCCGAACGAGGGCACGGAGCCGGAGCAGGGACGCCTCGTGCTGCGGCGCGATGAGTCGGACGTGGGGCACTTCGTCCGGGTCGAGGCGCCGGGTACGGTGCTGGCACCGGGAGAGATGTGGCTGAACTACAAGGTCCGCCAGGGTCGCGTCCGCCTGGGCGCGGAGTCCTTCTTCTTCCAGGAAGGGCATGCGGATCACTACGCGAAGGCGAAGTACGGCGAGCTGCGTGTGGCCGAGGATGGCTCCAGCGTTCTCGTGGGCCTGCGCGATGCCGAGCGCCAGCCCCTGGGCTCGCCCGAGCCCTGA
- a CDS encoding class I SAM-dependent methyltransferase — protein sequence MQRLSDWYDHPEYYEAIFGTDTAREVDFLLEVGRRHGTGGKRWLEPACGAGRLVEESSRRGLQVVGYDLSDKMLAYARARLAPALRRRVRLYPSRMEDFFRPELEGQMDLAFNLVSTFRYLDSEKAALAHLAGTRRLLKPDGIYVLGFHLTEYAREKVEHERWVERLGQDTVVCNTREGLPDRKLRRSAMRNRLRITGPGKDLLIETHWFFRTYDLTQTRRLFRTAGLEILATYDFDYQVDAPRRRGDRRLDSIFVLRGSPESAGC from the coding sequence ATGCAACGACTCTCCGACTGGTACGACCACCCCGAGTATTACGAAGCCATCTTCGGCACCGACACCGCTCGGGAAGTGGACTTCCTGCTGGAGGTGGGCCGGCGCCATGGCACGGGCGGCAAGCGGTGGCTCGAGCCCGCGTGTGGGGCGGGCCGACTCGTGGAGGAGTCTTCGCGCAGGGGCCTCCAGGTGGTCGGCTATGACTTGTCCGACAAGATGCTGGCCTATGCCCGCGCGCGCCTCGCTCCGGCCCTGCGCCGGCGCGTGCGTCTCTATCCGTCGCGGATGGAGGACTTCTTCCGGCCCGAGCTGGAAGGACAGATGGACCTGGCGTTCAACCTGGTCTCCACCTTCCGCTATCTCGACAGCGAGAAGGCGGCACTCGCGCACCTGGCGGGGACCCGGCGGTTGCTCAAGCCCGACGGCATCTACGTGCTCGGCTTCCACCTGACCGAATACGCCCGGGAGAAGGTGGAGCATGAGCGCTGGGTGGAGCGGCTGGGCCAGGACACGGTCGTGTGCAACACCCGGGAGGGCCTGCCGGACCGGAAGCTGCGGCGCTCGGCCATGCGCAACCGGTTGCGCATCACGGGCCCCGGCAAGGACCTGCTCATCGAGACGCACTGGTTCTTCCGCACGTATGACCTGACGCAAACCCGGCGGTTGTTCCGCACGGCCGGGCTCGAGATTCTCGCGACCTACGACTTCGACTATCAGGTGGACGCGCCCCGCCGCCGGGGGGACAGACGCCTCGACAGCATCTTCGTCCTACGAGGCTCGCCGGAATCGGCGGGGTGCTAG
- a CDS encoding ZIP family metal transporter yields the protein MSPVVTLSAYSLIILLGALVGALAVVFTQKPTRLVTFLAFAAGIMFGAAFFHMLPEAYHGGGFWAFVMVPAGFVFLMVLERYVLTHACEEPPECEEHVHGHTLGLTAFLGLSAHTLFDGIALGSAVKEGVGMMALLAITSHKVPSSLSLASILKTEGKSSARILGYAMAYGLMVPVGAVLYFAFDAVLRFQRLAPLALSFSAGTFLYVAVSDLLPHVNRHGKENRGRNLVALAVGLLLMLALSEVTEHPGH from the coding sequence ATGTCTCCGGTAGTAACCCTCTCCGCCTATTCGTTGATCATCCTGCTGGGCGCCCTCGTGGGGGCGCTGGCGGTGGTGTTCACCCAGAAGCCGACGCGTCTGGTGACCTTCCTGGCGTTCGCCGCGGGCATCATGTTCGGCGCGGCGTTCTTCCACATGCTGCCCGAGGCGTATCACGGCGGTGGTTTCTGGGCGTTCGTGATGGTGCCCGCCGGGTTCGTCTTCCTGATGGTGCTGGAGCGCTACGTGCTCACGCACGCGTGCGAGGAACCGCCGGAGTGCGAGGAGCACGTGCACGGGCACACGCTGGGCCTGACGGCGTTCCTCGGGCTGTCGGCGCACACGCTGTTCGACGGCATCGCGCTGGGCTCGGCGGTGAAGGAGGGCGTGGGGATGATGGCGCTGCTGGCCATCACCTCGCACAAGGTGCCCTCGTCGCTGTCACTGGCCTCCATCCTCAAGACCGAGGGCAAGAGCTCCGCGCGCATCCTGGGCTACGCGATGGCCTACGGGCTCATGGTGCCGGTGGGCGCGGTGCTCTACTTCGCCTTCGATGCGGTGCTGCGCTTTCAGAGACTGGCGCCCCTGGCCCTGTCCTTCTCGGCGGGCACCTTCCTCTACGTGGCGGTGTCGGACCTGCTGCCGCACGTGAACCGGCATGGCAAGGAGAACCGGGGCCGCAACCTGGTGGCGCTCGCGGTGGGCCTGTTGCTGATGCTGGCGCTCTCGGAAGTGACGGAGCATCCAGGACACTGA
- a CDS encoding COG3014 family protein, translated as MNLARRHAASLVLAALVLLSGCAGDYVARTRALRGAYESGDYDRALGELDAVAKQDSGNDSLLVLLDRGMVLHSAGRWRESLQVLAQADRLASELDAVSVSEEAGALITNERRRAYRGEDFEKLMISVLQALNYAQLGQDEEALVEVRRVNERLRKMIVEEKKPYEQLAIARYIGGVLYEDQREWDSAYIDYANALELAPGLGELAEPLLRLAQRTGRQDEYERLLTRFPGLVHTPLGPDEGQVVVVVEAGRSPEKEPADRRVNSSEFIQVPVYRERSQPARTQVGVESGPPKWAVTVTSLSDVAAVHLDDRMGRMLAKQVAGVGVKAGLAAGAGALARSEAVGALTFLVLNATNQPDLRSWLSLPAEFQVARLRLPAGLHTVRVEAPGLSTSREVEVKAGRVRVVVVRGYH; from the coding sequence ATGAACCTCGCACGACGTCACGCCGCGAGCCTCGTGCTCGCGGCCCTGGTGCTCCTGTCCGGCTGTGCGGGGGACTATGTCGCGCGCACGCGTGCGCTGCGTGGCGCGTACGAGTCCGGCGACTACGACCGCGCGCTGGGCGAACTGGACGCGGTGGCGAAGCAGGACAGCGGCAATGACTCGCTGCTGGTGCTGCTGGACCGGGGCATGGTGCTGCACTCGGCGGGACGCTGGCGGGAGAGCCTCCAGGTCCTCGCTCAAGCGGATCGCCTGGCCTCGGAGCTGGACGCGGTCTCCGTGAGCGAGGAGGCCGGGGCGCTCATCACCAACGAGCGGCGGCGCGCCTACCGGGGCGAGGACTTCGAGAAGCTGATGATCTCCGTGCTCCAGGCGCTCAACTACGCGCAATTGGGGCAGGACGAGGAAGCCCTCGTCGAGGTGCGCCGCGTGAACGAGCGGCTGCGCAAGATGATCGTCGAGGAGAAGAAGCCCTACGAGCAACTGGCCATCGCGCGCTACATCGGCGGCGTGCTGTACGAGGACCAGCGGGAGTGGGACTCGGCCTACATCGACTACGCGAACGCGCTGGAACTCGCGCCGGGGCTGGGCGAACTGGCGGAGCCCCTGCTGCGGCTGGCCCAGCGCACGGGACGTCAGGACGAGTACGAGCGGCTGCTCACGCGCTTTCCAGGACTGGTGCACACGCCCCTGGGGCCGGACGAGGGGCAGGTGGTGGTCGTGGTGGAGGCGGGACGCTCCCCGGAGAAGGAGCCCGCGGACCGGCGGGTGAATTCGAGTGAGTTCATCCAGGTGCCCGTCTACCGGGAGCGGAGCCAGCCGGCGAGGACCCAGGTGGGTGTGGAATCGGGTCCTCCGAAGTGGGCGGTCACGGTGACGTCGCTCTCGGACGTGGCGGCGGTCCACCTGGATGACCGGATGGGCCGGATGCTGGCCAAACAGGTGGCGGGCGTGGGCGTGAAGGCGGGACTGGCCGCGGGGGCGGGGGCGCTGGCGAGGAGCGAGGCCGTGGGCGCGCTCACCTTCCTGGTGCTCAACGCGACGAATCAGCCGGACCTGCGCTCGTGGTTGTCCCTGCCCGCGGAGTTCCAGGTGGCGCGCCTGAGACTGCCCGCGGGCCTCCATACGGTGCGGGTAGAAGCTCCCGGGCTGAGCACTTCCCGCGAGGTGGAGGTAAAGGCGGGCCGCGTGCGGGTTGTCGTGGTGCGCGGCTATCACTGA
- the lpoB gene encoding penicillin-binding protein activator LpoB, protein MKTRLIASVSLVGLLAACGGPRAFTRGTYEDPNTIEMLSDQFNENDLQLIAKKMVESLANSPRFAQANPQPPVVLVGRLKNKTSEHIDMASLGDKIQTGLARTGRFALLDKAAREDLAEEYEYQGSGYVDSNAAKAPGQQASADFLLTGEIASIVQEVGGDKLVYYKMTAKLNNVRTGIVEWTDEKELRKKFEKQGISW, encoded by the coding sequence ATGAAGACCCGTCTCATCGCCTCCGTATCGCTCGTTGGACTCCTCGCCGCCTGCGGAGGGCCTCGCGCCTTCACCCGCGGCACCTACGAGGACCCGAACACCATCGAGATGCTGTCGGATCAGTTCAACGAGAACGACTTGCAGCTCATCGCCAAGAAGATGGTGGAGTCGCTCGCGAACTCGCCGCGCTTCGCCCAGGCGAACCCTCAACCGCCGGTGGTGCTGGTGGGCCGGTTGAAGAACAAGACGTCCGAGCACATCGACATGGCGTCGCTCGGGGACAAGATCCAGACGGGGCTGGCGCGCACGGGCCGCTTCGCGCTCCTGGACAAGGCGGCGCGCGAGGACCTGGCCGAGGAGTACGAGTACCAGGGCTCGGGCTACGTGGATTCCAACGCGGCCAAGGCTCCGGGGCAGCAGGCCAGCGCGGACTTCCTGCTCACCGGGGAGATCGCCTCCATCGTCCAGGAGGTCGGCGGCGACAAGCTAGTCTATTACAAGATGACCGCGAAGCTGAACAACGTGCGCACGGGCATCGTGGAGTGGACGGACGAGAAGGAGCTCCGCAAGAAGTTCGAGAAGCAGGGCATCTCCTGGTAG
- a CDS encoding mechanosensitive ion channel family protein, which yields MRRTLTGLSLLLSVLVSWKAWALNAGLGAPPARMDRQTPYATANGFSDAVHQGDYERAAHYLYLDFLSPSVQKAEGARLARQLKFVLDHKLPLTALASLSKEPEGDPDSARFDQIGVIPVGDDVYPIRLTRVTLPDGGKVWVFGEATVKSIEPLYERYGPVLLGEELPAVLFARPVLGLEPWQWLGLLLTVVGASALSVILERLSLRVLARLARWTSITWDDALVASGRGPAKALYFALLLALGAHLLLLPPTAQSIVDHLNTTLSIIAVAWFLLRFLRMTAQFVQESVAHESSDAGRLRGLRTQLSVLRSVFEAATYLIASALLLMQFETVRNVGVSLLASAGLAGIVIGLAAQKPVASLLAGIQISITQPIRIGDRVVIEGEFGTVDEITLTYVVVKVWDERRLIIPISQFLDKPFQNWSKGGQSMLGVVRLLVDFSTDLDELRAELRRILENEGKELWDGKVSNMVVEDVLDRTLQVRVLVSGKPGILFDLRALVREQLMRYLRARPHWLPTTRTEARAAITPMPPPKQEEREEEEPSSPLSPPRA from the coding sequence ATGCGTCGCACCTTGACTGGATTGAGCCTGCTGCTGTCCGTCCTCGTGTCGTGGAAGGCCTGGGCCCTCAACGCGGGTCTCGGGGCGCCCCCCGCCCGGATGGACCGGCAGACGCCCTACGCCACCGCCAATGGCTTCTCCGATGCGGTCCACCAGGGGGACTACGAGCGGGCCGCCCATTACCTCTACCTCGACTTCCTGTCCCCCTCCGTGCAGAAGGCGGAGGGCGCTCGCCTGGCGCGCCAGCTCAAGTTCGTGTTGGACCACAAACTGCCACTCACCGCGCTGGCCAGCCTGAGCAAGGAGCCCGAGGGCGATCCAGACAGCGCCCGCTTCGATCAGATCGGCGTGATTCCCGTGGGGGATGACGTCTACCCCATCCGGCTCACGCGGGTGACCCTCCCAGATGGTGGGAAGGTGTGGGTCTTCGGCGAAGCCACCGTGAAGTCCATCGAGCCGCTGTATGAGCGCTATGGCCCGGTGCTGCTGGGGGAGGAACTGCCGGCGGTGCTCTTCGCGCGGCCGGTGCTGGGGCTCGAGCCCTGGCAGTGGCTCGGCCTGCTGCTGACGGTGGTGGGAGCCAGCGCGTTGAGCGTGATCCTCGAGCGCCTGTCCCTGCGGGTGCTGGCGCGACTGGCGCGCTGGACGAGCATCACCTGGGATGACGCGCTGGTGGCCTCGGGGCGTGGCCCCGCGAAGGCGCTGTACTTCGCGCTGCTGTTGGCATTGGGAGCGCATCTGCTGCTGTTGCCGCCCACGGCGCAGAGCATCGTGGACCACCTCAACACCACCCTGAGCATCATCGCGGTGGCGTGGTTCCTGCTGCGTTTCCTGCGGATGACGGCACAGTTCGTCCAGGAATCCGTGGCGCATGAATCGTCGGACGCCGGGCGGCTGCGGGGGCTGCGCACCCAGTTGTCGGTGCTGCGCTCCGTCTTCGAGGCGGCCACCTACCTCATCGCCTCCGCGTTGCTGCTCATGCAGTTCGAGACGGTGCGCAACGTGGGCGTGTCGCTGCTCGCCTCGGCGGGTCTCGCGGGCATCGTCATCGGTCTGGCGGCGCAGAAGCCCGTGGCGTCGTTGCTCGCGGGCATCCAGATCTCCATCACCCAGCCCATCCGCATCGGGGACCGGGTGGTGATCGAGGGCGAGTTCGGCACGGTGGATGAAATCACCCTCACTTATGTGGTGGTGAAGGTGTGGGACGAACGGCGGCTGATCATCCCCATTTCCCAGTTCCTCGATAAGCCCTTCCAGAACTGGAGCAAGGGCGGGCAGTCCATGCTGGGCGTGGTGCGGCTGCTGGTGGATTTCTCCACGGACCTGGACGAGCTGCGCGCGGAGCTGCGGCGCATCCTGGAGAACGAGGGCAAGGAGTTGTGGGACGGCAAGGTGTCCAACATGGTGGTGGAGGACGTGTTGGACCGCACGCTGCAGGTGCGCGTGCTCGTCAGCGGCAAGCCGGGCATCCTCTTCGACCTGCGCGCCCTCGTGCGTGAGCAGTTGATGCGCTACCTGCGCGCACGGCCTCACTGGCTGCCCACCACCCGTACCGAGGCCCGGGCCGCCATCACCCCGATGCCGCCCCCCAAGCAGGAGGAGCGGGAAGAGGAGGAGCCATCCTCGCCGCTGTCTCCCCCTCGGGCGTAG